From the genome of Methanobrevibacter smithii ATCC 35061, one region includes:
- a CDS encoding class I SAM-dependent methyltransferase, whose amino-acid sequence MSDKVNTGNNMEDKKLIKNARKPEGKLGHEILDRMNKSHETMARWGVSHFNIDETDKILDIGCGGGKNLERFAKQIGKDGCVVGIDYSEVSVEKSTDLNKQAIDDGKVKVLQGSVSEMPFEDESFDIVTGFETIYFWPDFINDLKEVNRVLKKDGLVFFCNEAVYREGKMDKYEDLIELLDMKIYSEDVLKSALEKAGFKDFQAFIQDENEWICVTARKA is encoded by the coding sequence ATGTCTGATAAAGTAAATACTGGCAACAATATGGAAGATAAAAAACTTATTAAAAATGCAAGAAAACCTGAAGGAAAATTAGGTCATGAAATACTTGACAGGATGAATAAATCTCATGAAACAATGGCCAGATGGGGAGTCAGTCATTTTAACATTGATGAAACAGATAAAATCCTTGATATCGGATGTGGCGGAGGGAAAAATCTTGAACGCTTCGCTAAACAAATAGGTAAAGACGGATGTGTTGTTGGAATTGATTACTCTGAAGTAAGTGTTGAAAAATCCACTGATTTAAATAAACAGGCCATAGATGATGGCAAAGTTAAAGTCTTACAGGGATCTGTATCTGAAATGCCCTTTGAAGATGAAAGCTTTGACATTGTAACAGGTTTTGAAACAATTTATTTCTGGCCGGATTTTATAAATGACTTAAAAGAAGTAAACAGGGTTCTTAAAAAAGACGGTTTGGTATTTTTCTGTAACGAAGCAGTTTACAGAGAAGGTAAAATGGATAAATATGAAGATTTAATAGAATTGTTGGATATGAAAATTTATTCTGAAGATGTTTTGAAATCAGCACTTGAAAAAGCAGGTTTTAAAGATTTTCAGGCATTTATTCAGGATGAAAATGAGTGGATTTGTGTAACTGCAAGAAAAGCTTAA
- a CDS encoding flippase, whose translation MNKVRTIFANMSWLMISQIITSVCAFVWTILTARYLGVSDYGILGTATSFSVIVIVVADLGVTTYITRSISVDYNVEAEYLGNALSLKLILSVLYLAVVIFISYLLGWDNFTILITFLFAIESLIKSFYNLLFASFQAHEQMKYQAITNTLLNVLTLVFIVMICFTDFGLLGITFAYIAANLIGLIYCIAALTKHIIVPKLLFDLKFFKKLIIAGIPFALTTLFYTLYYSIDMVMITQFSTTYATGLYNSTYKLINVLTLFYTIYSAVIFPVMSKLFKQGKDMLRLSFVKSIKYLSMITIPIAVATFFYAGDVIYLCYGNQYADADSVLKILVWTVCFLFVNGACSMILNASHKETSVTKIYSLAAVFNAGLNLCLIPYFSAHGAAFATVMTDVLILILEMYMISKINQLPDRHLIFDLIKIIIASAVMGGVFYLVNMSLWLAIPVGVIVYLIVITLIKFFDNEDKLIIKQILGKA comes from the coding sequence ATGAATAAGGTTCGAACAATATTTGCAAATATGAGCTGGCTGATGATTTCCCAAATCATTACCAGTGTTTGTGCTTTTGTTTGGACTATTTTAACTGCACGTTACCTTGGGGTATCTGACTATGGTATTTTAGGAACAGCAACTTCTTTTTCTGTTATTGTAATTGTTGTTGCTGATTTGGGAGTCACTACATATATTACAAGATCCATTTCGGTGGATTATAATGTAGAGGCGGAGTATTTGGGAAATGCACTGTCCCTTAAATTAATACTGTCTGTACTCTATTTGGCAGTGGTTATTTTTATTTCCTATTTGCTGGGATGGGATAATTTTACTATTTTAATAACTTTCCTATTTGCAATTGAAAGTTTAATTAAATCATTTTATAATTTGCTTTTTGCTTCATTTCAGGCTCACGAACAGATGAAATATCAGGCAATTACCAATACCTTACTTAATGTTTTGACTTTGGTATTTATTGTAATGATTTGCTTTACTGATTTCGGTTTGCTTGGAATCACCTTTGCATACATTGCAGCTAATTTAATCGGTTTGATTTATTGTATAGCTGCCCTGACAAAGCATATTATAGTTCCGAAATTATTGTTTGATTTGAAATTTTTTAAGAAACTGATAATTGCGGGAATTCCTTTTGCTTTAACTACACTGTTTTATACATTGTATTATTCAATTGACATGGTTATGATTACTCAGTTTTCAACTACCTATGCAACAGGGCTTTATAATTCTACCTACAAGCTAATTAATGTTTTAACATTGTTTTATACAATTTATTCAGCTGTTATTTTCCCGGTTATGAGCAAGCTGTTTAAACAGGGAAAAGACATGTTGCGCCTTAGCTTTGTCAAATCAATTAAATATTTGTCTATGATTACTATTCCAATAGCTGTAGCTACCTTTTTCTATGCGGGGGATGTGATTTATCTTTGTTATGGTAATCAGTATGCTGATGCAGACAGTGTTTTAAAAATATTGGTGTGGACTGTCTGTTTCTTATTCGTTAACGGTGCATGTTCCATGATTTTAAATGCATCTCATAAGGAAACTTCCGTTACAAAGATTTATTCTTTAGCTGCAGTGTTCAATGCAGGATTAAATTTATGTTTAATACCTTATTTCTCAGCACACGGAGCAGCATTTGCAACAGTAATGACTGATGTTTTAATTTTAATTTTAGAAATGTATATGATTAGTAAAATAAATCAGCTTCCTGACAGGCATTTGATTTTTGATTTGATTAAGATAATTATTGCGTCTGCTGTCATGGGCGGAGTATTTTACCTGGTTAACATGTCATTATGGTTAGCTATTCCTGTTGGTGTTATAGTTTACTTAATAGTTATTACTCTTATAAAATTCTTTGATAACGAGGATAAACTTATAATTAAACAGATTTTAGGTAAAGCTTAA
- a CDS encoding flippase, whose translation MSRVRTVFANMSWLMFSQIITSVCAFVWTILTARYLGVSDYGLLGTATSFATIFGVCADLGVTTYIVRSISTDFDSEKKYLGNAIGIKLILAVFYLAVVSLALFILGWDNYTVVICFLFAVENVIKSFQTAMYSSFQAHEMMKYQAITNTLLNVLTFIFIVAVTFTNYGLWGITLAYIAANLIGLVYATLALSKKIIVPKPLFDKAFCKKLVIGGLPFALTSLFYMIYYSIDMVMITQFANTYATGLYNSSYKLINVLTLFYTIYTSVIFPVMSKLFKQDGNLLQFSFVKSIKYLSMVTIPIAIATFFYGGDVISLCYGNQYAEAGEVLKILIWTVCFLFINGACSMILNASHRETAVTKIYCLAALFNVALNFILIPHFSVYGASVATVISEILILALELYTIYKINQLPDRHLLVDILKVVLCASVMGVVLHILNLNLWLAIPVGVVVYLIAIILTKTFDDQDKLIFKRIVGK comes from the coding sequence ATGAGTAGGGTAAGAACTGTTTTTGCAAATATGAGTTGGTTAATGTTTTCTCAAATCATAACTAGTGTCTGTGCTTTTGTTTGGACTATTTTAACTGCTCGTTATTTAGGTGTATCTGATTATGGTCTTTTAGGTACAGCTACTTCTTTTGCAACTATTTTTGGTGTTTGTGCCGATTTGGGAGTTACTACCTATATTGTCAGATCCATTTCTACAGATTTTGACTCTGAAAAGAAATATTTGGGAAATGCTATTGGTATTAAATTAATATTGGCGGTATTTTACCTGGCAGTGGTATCACTGGCTTTATTTATATTGGGCTGGGATAATTATACTGTTGTAATCTGTTTCTTGTTTGCTGTGGAAAATGTAATTAAGTCATTTCAAACTGCAATGTATTCTTCATTCCAGGCTCACGAAATGATGAAGTATCAGGCTATTACAAATACTTTGCTTAATGTTTTAACATTTATATTCATTGTAGCTGTTACATTTACAAATTATGGGTTATGGGGAATTACTTTAGCATATATTGCAGCTAATTTAATCGGTTTAGTTTATGCGACTTTGGCTTTATCTAAAAAGATTATTGTTCCAAAACCGTTGTTTGATAAGGCTTTTTGTAAAAAGTTAGTTATTGGAGGCCTTCCTTTTGCATTGACTAGCTTATTTTATATGATTTATTATTCAATTGACATGGTTATGATTACCCAGTTTGCAAATACCTATGCAACAGGGCTTTATAATTCATCTTATAAGTTAATCAATGTTTTAACTCTGTTTTATACAATTTACACTTCTGTTATTTTCCCGGTTATGAGCAAACTGTTTAAACAGGACGGAAATTTACTGCAGTTTAGTTTTGTCAAATCCATCAAGTATCTGTCTATGGTTACTATTCCTATAGCTATTGCTACTTTTTTCTATGGGGGAGATGTAATTTCATTATGTTATGGTAATCAGTATGCGGAAGCAGGAGAAGTTTTAAAAATCCTTATTTGGACTGTTTGCTTCTTATTTATTAATGGAGCATGTTCCATGATTTTAAATGCATCCCACAGAGAAACTGCAGTTACTAAAATTTATTGTTTGGCTGCTTTGTTTAATGTTGCCTTGAATTTTATTTTAATACCTCATTTCTCAGTTTACGGTGCTTCAGTAGCTACTGTAATTAGTGAGATTTTAATTTTAGCTTTGGAATTATACACCATTTATAAAATTAATCAGCTTCCTGACAGACATCTTCTGGTTGATATTTTAAAAGTTGTACTTTGTGCAAGTGTTATGGGTGTTGTTTTACATATTCTTAATCTTAATTTATGGTTAGCTATTCCTGTAGGAGTTGTAGTTTATTTAATAGCTATTATTCTTACTAAAACATTTGATGATCAGGATAAACTGATTTTTAAACGAATTGTTGGAAAATAG
- a CDS encoding hydroxymethylglutaryl-CoA synthase: MVGIVGYGAYVPSYRIKVEEIAKVWGDDPVALSRGLVVNEKSVPSADEDTATIAVTAARYALARAQIDPQKIGAIYVGSESHPYAVKPSATIVAEAINATPDLTAADLEFACKAGTAGIQMTMGLVDSDMIEYGLAIGADTSQGAPGDALEYTASAGGAAYIIGKDNTLADIEETYSFTTDTPDFYRREGQDYPSHGGRFTGEPAYFKHVLSAAKGLFEKTDSKPEDYDYACFHQPNGKFYLRAGKKLGFTSEQIKQGLLTPNIGNTYSGAVPLALSNILDVAEPGDKIFVVSYGSGAGSDGFTLTVNEEIKEKRDLAPKTQDIIDRKQYVDYAVYAKFKGKIKM; this comes from the coding sequence ATGGTAGGAATTGTTGGATATGGGGCATATGTGCCGTCATATAGAATAAAAGTGGAAGAAATTGCTAAAGTGTGGGGAGATGATCCTGTTGCTTTATCAAGGGGTTTAGTTGTAAACGAAAAATCCGTACCTTCTGCTGATGAAGATACTGCTACTATTGCAGTAACTGCTGCTAGATATGCTCTAGCAAGAGCTCAGATTGACCCACAAAAAATAGGGGCGATTTATGTTGGTTCTGAATCACATCCTTATGCAGTAAAACCATCTGCAACTATTGTTGCAGAAGCTATAAATGCTACTCCTGATTTGACTGCTGCTGATTTAGAATTTGCTTGTAAAGCTGGAACTGCTGGAATTCAAATGACTATGGGGCTTGTGGATTCCGATATGATTGAGTATGGATTAGCTATTGGTGCTGATACTTCTCAAGGTGCACCTGGAGATGCATTGGAATATACTGCATCTGCTGGAGGTGCAGCATATATTATTGGTAAAGATAACACTCTTGCTGATATTGAAGAAACATACAGTTTTACTACTGATACTCCTGATTTTTATAGAAGAGAAGGACAAGACTATCCATCTCATGGTGGCCGTTTCACTGGAGAACCTGCATACTTCAAACATGTGTTAAGTGCTGCAAAAGGTTTATTTGAAAAAACTGATTCAAAACCTGAAGATTATGATTATGCTTGTTTCCACCAGCCTAACGGTAAATTTTACTTAAGGGCAGGTAAAAAACTTGGATTTACTAGTGAACAAATCAAACAAGGTCTTTTAACTCCAAATATTGGAAACACCTATTCTGGTGCAGTTCCATTAGCTTTATCTAATATTTTAGATGTTGCAGAACCGGGAGATAAAATATTTGTTGTTTCATACGGATCAGGTGCAGGTAGTGACGGATTTACCTTAACAGTTAATGAAGAAATTAAAGAAAAAAGAGATTTAGCTCCAAAAACACAAGACATCATTGATAGAAAACAATATGTTGATTATGCTGTTTATGCTAAATTTAAAGGCAAAATTAAAATGTAG
- a CDS encoding thiolase domain-containing protein, translated as MRDVAIIGVSQTKFGELWDSSFRDLIAEAGVKAVMDAEVEGDDIEAMYVGNMSSGLFVDQEHIAALISDHMGLNPIPTTRVEAACASGGLALRQGIMAVASGFHDVVISAGVEKMTDVVDATPAIATASDQEWEAQQGATFPSLYAMIAKRHMYEYGTTREQLAQFSVVNHKNAKNNPNAQFPFEISVDKVINSTMVADPLTLLDCSPVSDGAAAVVMVPAEDAKKYTDTPIYVRASAQASGTIALHNRKDLTTIDSTKVASRKAYEMAGVTTKDIDLAEVHDCFSINGLLAVEDLGFAEKGKGGIAIEEGQTEIDGDFPINPSGGLKARGHPLGATGIAQAAEVVWQLRGDAGKRQVDGAEIGMTHNIGGTGGTAAVHIFGRDLE; from the coding sequence ATGAGAGATGTTGCAATTATAGGAGTTTCACAAACTAAATTCGGTGAATTGTGGGATTCATCTTTTAGAGATTTAATCGCTGAAGCAGGTGTAAAAGCTGTTATGGATGCTGAAGTTGAAGGAGACGATATTGAAGCAATGTATGTTGGAAATATGTCTTCAGGTTTATTTGTAGACCAAGAACATATTGCTGCACTTATTTCTGATCACATGGGTCTTAATCCAATCCCAACTACAAGGGTAGAAGCAGCATGTGCATCTGGGGGGCTTGCTTTAAGACAGGGAATTATGGCAGTTGCATCAGGTTTCCATGATGTTGTAATTTCTGCAGGTGTTGAAAAAATGACTGATGTTGTAGATGCTACTCCAGCTATTGCTACTGCATCTGATCAAGAATGGGAAGCACAACAAGGGGCTACTTTCCCGTCATTATATGCGATGATTGCAAAAAGACACATGTATGAATATGGAACTACAAGGGAACAATTAGCTCAATTTTCAGTAGTAAACCATAAAAATGCTAAAAACAATCCAAATGCACAATTCCCATTTGAAATTAGTGTGGATAAAGTAATTAACTCTACTATGGTAGCTGATCCTTTAACACTTTTAGACTGTTCTCCAGTTTCTGACGGAGCAGCAGCTGTTGTTATGGTTCCTGCAGAAGATGCTAAAAAATACACTGACACTCCAATTTATGTAAGAGCATCTGCACAGGCTTCCGGAACTATTGCATTACATAACAGAAAAGACTTAACCACTATTGATTCAACTAAAGTAGCTTCCAGAAAAGCATATGAAATGGCAGGAGTTACTACTAAAGACATTGACCTTGCAGAAGTTCACGACTGTTTCTCAATTAACGGTCTTTTAGCTGTAGAAGACTTAGGATTTGCTGAAAAAGGTAAAGGTGGAATAGCTATTGAAGAAGGTCAAACAGAAATCGACGGTGATTTCCCAATTAACCCATCTGGAGGTTTAAAAGCTCGTGGACACCCTCTTGGAGCAACAGGTATTGCTCAAGCTGCTGAAGTTGTATGGCAACTTAGAGGAGACGCAGGCAAACGTCAAGTTGATGGTGCAGAAATAGGTATGACTCACAATATAGGTGGTACTGGAGGTACTGCAGCAGTACATATATTTGGAAGAGATCTTGAGTAG
- a CDS encoding class I SAM-dependent methyltransferase: MDIPLYFYAAFKDMDRLAPGSDKSTLKAIGYIDFNKDSQLTILDIGCGVGASTLLLADYFKNSTIEAIDLFPHYLKVLDEKIADNDLDNRVYTCQMDMNDLDYPNCEFDIVFSEASAYIMGLAKALKSWKRVLKQNGYLVVSELSWIQKPSKESKKFWKTHYSEIDIIENKIALIKDEGYEFIDYFILPKSDFEDYYANLESNLRTLDDNDFKKDFKKEIEVYGNNSGDYSYVYYIMKKEVRQ, translated from the coding sequence ATGGATATTCCACTTTATTTTTATGCTGCTTTTAAGGATATGGACAGATTAGCTCCTGGAAGTGATAAGTCTACTTTAAAAGCTATTGGCTATATTGATTTTAATAAAGATTCGCAATTAACTATTTTGGATATTGGCTGTGGTGTGGGAGCTTCAACTTTATTATTGGCTGATTATTTTAAAAATTCAACAATTGAGGCTATTGATTTATTTCCACATTATCTGAAAGTTTTGGATGAAAAAATAGCTGACAATGATTTGGATAACAGGGTTTACACCTGTCAGATGGATATGAATGACCTGGATTATCCGAACTGCGAATTTGACATTGTTTTTAGTGAAGCTTCAGCATATATCATGGGTCTTGCTAAAGCACTTAAAAGTTGGAAACGTGTTTTAAAGCAAAATGGTTATCTGGTTGTTTCTGAGCTATCATGGATTCAAAAGCCTTCAAAAGAATCTAAAAAGTTTTGGAAAACACATTATTCGGAAATAGACATTATTGAAAATAAAATAGCTCTAATAAAAGATGAAGGTTATGAGTTTATAGATTATTTTATTTTACCGAAAAGTGATTTTGAAGATTATTATGCTAATTTAGAAAGCAATCTTCGAACATTAGATGATAATGACTTTAAAAAAGATTTTAAAAAGGAAATTGAAGTTTATGGAAATAATAGTGGTGATTATAGCTATGTTTATTATATTATGAAAAAAGAAGTTCGTCAATAA
- the cobQ gene encoding cobyric acid synthase CobQ: MTNIFKANKKVILMVKCLMVQGTSSNAGKSMLVAALCRIYKNRGYNVAPFKSQNMSLNSYTTKENGEIGIAQMLQAEAAMVEPSVHMNPILLKPKGDFTSNVIIQGKSIGDMNFYQYQHDYHNTAFEAIQESFNILKEKYDIIIIEGAGSPAEINMRKEDLANMEIAHMADANVILIADIEMGGVFAAIAGTYVLLDDYDRSRLKATVINKFRGNLDILKPGLDRIEEITEAPVLGVLPYDETLKLPEEDSASLTTHIFDENKDIIIGVIRLPKISNFTDIDPFEFEEDVGIKMINPNDEIGNVDAIIIPGTRNSTKDAKELFDSGLASKIIAKSDEIPVVGICGGYQILGNIIYDENKKESDVGTIEGLKLLDIESKFQHTEKIVTQSEAVIPQKEDLSGIAGEIFAKIAGEKVTGYEIHEGTSHLNSSKDVCPLLNVQKGQGNNDEGDFDGACNGNVFGTYFHGIFHNYNFRREFLNYLRVKKGLEAKYGEDPYETQKDYSLNKLAQIVEENIDMEIIDELLFS; this comes from the coding sequence ATGACAAATATTTTTAAAGCAAATAAAAAAGTGATTTTAATGGTTAAATGTTTAATGGTTCAGGGAACATCATCAAATGCAGGAAAAAGTATGCTTGTAGCTGCATTATGTAGAATATATAAAAACAGAGGCTATAACGTAGCTCCTTTTAAATCTCAAAATATGTCTTTAAATTCATATACAACTAAAGAAAACGGAGAAATAGGAATAGCTCAAATGTTGCAAGCAGAAGCTGCAATGGTTGAACCAAGTGTACATATGAACCCTATTCTTTTAAAACCAAAAGGTGATTTTACATCCAATGTAATTATTCAGGGAAAATCCATCGGAGATATGAATTTCTACCAGTATCAGCATGACTATCACAACACGGCTTTTGAAGCTATTCAGGAAAGTTTCAATATTTTAAAAGAAAAATACGATATTATAATCATTGAAGGAGCAGGATCACCTGCAGAAATTAATATGCGTAAAGAAGACCTTGCCAATATGGAAATTGCACATATGGCTGATGCAAATGTTATTTTAATAGCTGATATTGAAATGGGTGGTGTTTTTGCAGCTATTGCCGGAACATATGTGCTTTTAGATGACTATGACAGATCCAGACTGAAAGCTACTGTCATCAATAAGTTTAGAGGAAATTTGGATATTTTGAAACCTGGACTTGACAGAATTGAAGAAATCACCGAAGCTCCGGTTTTAGGTGTTCTTCCTTATGATGAAACATTAAAACTGCCTGAAGAAGACTCAGCATCCCTAACAACCCACATATTTGATGAAAATAAGGATATTATTATTGGAGTTATAAGGCTTCCTAAAATCTCCAATTTTACAGACATTGATCCTTTTGAGTTTGAAGAGGATGTTGGAATTAAAATGATTAATCCCAATGATGAAATTGGAAATGTTGATGCTATAATCATTCCCGGAACACGTAATTCAACCAAAGATGCAAAAGAACTCTTTGACAGCGGACTTGCAAGTAAAATAATAGCCAAATCCGATGAAATCCCAGTTGTTGGAATCTGTGGAGGATATCAAATCCTTGGAAATATAATTTATGATGAAAATAAAAAAGAATCTGATGTTGGAACTATTGAAGGGTTAAAATTATTGGATATTGAGTCAAAATTCCAGCATACCGAAAAAATTGTAACACAGTCTGAAGCAGTTATACCTCAAAAAGAGGATTTGTCCGGAATAGCTGGTGAAATATTTGCAAAGATTGCTGGAGAGAAAGTAACCGGTTATGAAATCCATGAAGGTACATCACACCTGAATTCAAGTAAAGATGTATGCCCATTATTAAATGTTCAAAAAGGACAGGGAAATAATGATGAAGGTGACTTTGACGGAGCATGTAATGGAAATGTCTTTGGAACATACTTCCATGGAATATTCCACAATTACAATTTCAGACGTGAATTTTTAAATTATCTAAGAGTCAAAAAAGGTCTTGAAGCAAAATATGGTGAAGACCCTTACGAAACACAAAAAGATTACTCATTAAATAAATTAGCACAAATTGTTGAAGAAAATATAGATATGGAAATTATTGACGAACTTCTTTTTTCATAA
- a CDS encoding DDE-type integrase/transposase/recombinase, with protein sequence MSSIKIKAPYEFMESKQFKLFDFVPEFSEFRQFDDLSRFGCENIENNLIRLEKRGKIHFENRVAICPSCKSHNAVKNGTYERKLIFLRIGEQICTIQKYKCIKCGKVFYTDLLSLVYSNSNITLPVIECIENLYQIYGAGLHKIRFDLKQQHNIEISHQSIENILLNSNYQFNYDNWTYSGYYLFDSLWVKINGEWNYILALFDVKLNTLVSVKLVESEDSKTIYQFLNESLRNQKKISIGTDLKHEYREAIDKLKVKHHFCKFHVKQAVNKRFKDYFDKNPLSEDEKDILNCLKQDIYKILDAKDLNTAKELRNELINKKYTKNKFTNKILWKFIIPYFKKLTTHLENTNIPSTNNKIENIFQKVFPKHIKRTMKIEQGLLARFMLKLNYWNLNNEKEKNHTSF encoded by the coding sequence ATGTCTAGTATCAAAATAAAAGCTCCATATGAATTTATGGAGTCAAAACAATTTAAACTTTTCGATTTTGTTCCTGAGTTTTCTGAATTCCGTCAATTTGATGATCTTTCTCGATTTGGTTGCGAAAATATTGAGAATAATCTTATCAGATTGGAAAAAAGAGGTAAAATACATTTTGAGAATAGAGTTGCAATTTGTCCATCTTGTAAATCACATAATGCTGTTAAAAATGGTACTTATGAACGTAAACTTATTTTTTTAAGAATTGGAGAACAAATTTGCACTATTCAAAAATATAAGTGCATAAAATGCGGTAAAGTCTTTTATACTGATTTATTATCTCTTGTTTATTCTAATTCAAATATTACATTGCCTGTTATTGAATGTATTGAGAATTTATATCAAATTTATGGAGCAGGGCTCCATAAAATACGATTTGATTTAAAACAACAACATAACATTGAAATCTCACATCAAAGCATTGAAAACATCTTATTGAACTCTAATTATCAATTTAACTATGATAATTGGACTTATTCTGGATATTACTTATTTGATAGTCTTTGGGTTAAAATTAATGGTGAATGGAACTATATTTTAGCCTTATTCGACGTTAAATTGAATACTCTCGTTTCCGTCAAATTGGTCGAATCAGAAGATTCTAAGACCATTTATCAATTTTTAAACGAATCTCTAAGAAATCAGAAAAAAATATCAATAGGCACAGACTTAAAACACGAATATCGTGAAGCCATCGATAAATTAAAAGTAAAACACCATTTCTGCAAATTTCACGTGAAACAAGCAGTAAACAAAAGATTTAAAGATTACTTTGACAAAAATCCATTATCTGAAGACGAAAAAGACATATTAAATTGTTTAAAACAGGACATTTATAAAATATTGGATGCAAAAGACTTAAATACTGCTAAAGAACTTAGAAACGAATTAATAAACAAAAAATATACAAAAAACAAGTTCACAAACAAAATTCTTTGGAAATTCATCATTCCTTACTTCAAAAAATTAACGACACACCTGGAAAACACGAACATCCCATCAACAAACAATAAAATCGAAAATATCTTCCAAAAAGTATTCCCAAAACACATAAAAAGAACAATGAAAATAGAACAAGGACTTCTAGCCAGATTCATGCTAAAACTAAATTATTGGAATTTAAACAATGAAAAAGAAAAAAATCACACAAGTTTTTGA